From the Maioricimonas rarisocia genome, one window contains:
- a CDS encoding phenylacetate--CoA ligase family protein — MSNCHPEDLSRDEIERSQLERLQRLLGEVHARNPFWQQKLGQAGITPGDIRSLDDLRKLPFLTKQELVDDQNANPPYGTNLTYPPSGYSRLHQTSGTTGRPMRWLDTSDSWDWFMKCWAQIYRIVGLREDDVLAFPFSFGPFIGFWAAFDGACRLGRLSLPMGGLTSEARLRMMLELNATFVCCTPTYAMRLVEIAAGKNIDLASSAVRGLVVAGEPGGNVPSVRRRIEEGWGARVFDHWGMTDIGSLGIEPHDAPGGLSILETECIAEIVDPDTGEPVEPGTLGELIITNLGRWGHPVIRYRTGDLVRAAAECPSGRSLLRLDGGIQGRADDMVTIRGNNVFPSSVEAILREFDAVAEYRIIVESQRSMHQLRLEIEPVPAVAEHADEQDRLLKTVAAAIKDRLNFHPAIEAVPVESLPRFELKGRRFVRRDGNAD, encoded by the coding sequence ATGTCGAACTGCCATCCGGAAGACCTGTCCCGCGACGAGATTGAGCGGTCGCAGCTGGAGCGTCTGCAACGTCTGCTTGGAGAAGTTCACGCGCGCAACCCGTTCTGGCAGCAGAAACTGGGGCAGGCCGGCATCACACCGGGCGACATCCGGTCGCTGGACGATCTCCGCAAACTGCCGTTCCTCACCAAGCAGGAACTGGTCGACGACCAGAACGCGAATCCTCCCTACGGCACGAATCTGACGTATCCGCCGAGCGGCTACTCACGGCTGCACCAGACGTCGGGCACCACGGGACGACCCATGCGGTGGCTCGATACGTCCGACAGCTGGGACTGGTTCATGAAGTGCTGGGCGCAGATCTACCGCATCGTCGGTCTGCGCGAGGATGACGTCCTGGCATTTCCATTCTCGTTCGGACCGTTCATCGGGTTCTGGGCCGCGTTCGATGGTGCCTGCCGGCTGGGACGGCTCTCGCTCCCCATGGGAGGACTGACGAGCGAAGCCCGGCTGCGGATGATGCTCGAGCTGAATGCGACGTTCGTCTGCTGTACCCCCACGTACGCCATGCGGCTGGTCGAGATTGCCGCCGGGAAGAACATCGATCTGGCTTCGAGTGCCGTGCGGGGACTGGTTGTGGCGGGAGAACCGGGTGGCAACGTTCCGTCCGTCCGTCGTCGCATCGAAGAGGGTTGGGGCGCCCGGGTCTTCGACCACTGGGGCATGACCGACATCGGATCGCTCGGAATCGAGCCGCACGATGCCCCCGGTGGACTCTCCATTCTCGAAACCGAATGCATTGCCGAAATTGTCGATCCTGACACTGGAGAACCGGTCGAACCGGGAACGCTCGGCGAACTGATCATCACCAATCTCGGACGCTGGGGACATCCGGTGATCCGTTACCGGACCGGCGACCTGGTTCGTGCCGCTGCCGAATGTCCCAGCGGCCGGAGTCTGCTGCGGCTGGACGGCGGAATTCAGGGCCGGGCGGACGACATGGTGACGATCCGCGGCAACAACGTCTTTCCCTCCAGTGTGGAAGCGATCCTCCGCGAGTTCGACGCCGTCGCCGAATACCGCATCATCGTCGAGAGCCAGCGCTCGATGCATCAGTTGCGGCTGGAGATCGAACCGGTCCCGGCGGTCGCCGAACATGCTGACGAGCAGGACCGACTCCTCAAGACCGTCGCGGCGGCGATCAAGGACCGGCTCAACTTCCACCCGGCCATCGAGGCCGTACCGGTCGAGAGTCTGCCCCGTTTCGAACTCAAGGGGCGTCGCTTCGTGCGGCGTGACGGGAATGCCGACTGA
- a CDS encoding SGNH/GDSL hydrolase family protein, with protein sequence MLFRVVAVLLALAVFPVVEGVLALFDWGRPNVAEDPFVGFTGSHSLFVLAEDGERYEVPPARRNFFAYESFPATKQPGTFRIFCLGGSTVQGRPYSIPTSFGTWLKLALQEADPSRNWEVVNCGGISYASYRLVPILEECLGHEPDLIILCTGHNEFLEDRTYHRMSRLPGWVHQPLGAIAGTRTFTLLRGAVQGVSDSAPAEPDRLLLGDDPDAMLDYNEGLAAYHRDDDWRDGVIEHFGFNVRRLLTIAEEAGLPVLLLAPCSNLADSPPFKSEHRPGLTEAELDEWNRLVEEARTLYRTDLRRAAGLLQDAIAIDDRYAATHFEQGKCYEHLRDMEAARECYLRAREEDICPLRILSPMEEELHTIASEREVPFLDLHELLEAGSRRGILGDDQLVDHVHPSIEGHQQIARWLLETMAQEGLLEPRDGWEDRATAAFEKHFESLEDHYFLRGIRTLEALRAWTRGEADGPPAHLRFPERITRRRAGEDASAAGDRRPEAAQNSEITSP encoded by the coding sequence ATGTTGTTCCGTGTTGTTGCCGTGCTGCTGGCACTGGCGGTCTTCCCCGTTGTTGAAGGCGTCCTCGCTCTGTTTGACTGGGGGCGACCGAACGTGGCGGAGGACCCGTTCGTTGGATTTACCGGGTCGCATTCGCTGTTTGTGCTGGCAGAAGACGGCGAGCGGTACGAGGTTCCCCCGGCCCGCCGCAACTTCTTCGCGTACGAATCGTTCCCGGCGACAAAGCAGCCCGGGACGTTTCGCATCTTCTGCCTGGGCGGTTCGACCGTGCAGGGGCGACCGTATTCGATCCCCACGTCATTCGGCACGTGGCTGAAGCTGGCCCTTCAGGAGGCCGACCCGTCCCGCAACTGGGAAGTCGTCAACTGCGGCGGCATCTCGTACGCAAGCTACCGGCTGGTGCCGATCCTGGAGGAATGTCTTGGCCACGAGCCGGACCTGATCATTCTCTGCACCGGGCACAACGAGTTTCTCGAGGACCGGACGTACCATCGCATGTCGCGGCTGCCGGGTTGGGTCCATCAACCGCTCGGAGCCATTGCAGGGACGCGCACGTTCACTCTGCTGCGGGGAGCCGTGCAGGGCGTCTCGGACAGCGCACCTGCCGAGCCCGATCGACTGCTTCTGGGCGACGATCCGGACGCCATGCTCGATTACAACGAGGGCCTGGCCGCCTATCACCGTGACGACGACTGGCGCGACGGTGTGATCGAGCACTTCGGGTTCAACGTCCGCCGGTTGCTGACGATTGCCGAAGAGGCCGGGCTGCCGGTGCTGCTTCTCGCTCCCTGCTCGAATCTGGCGGACAGTCCGCCATTCAAGTCGGAGCATCGACCCGGATTGACGGAGGCGGAACTGGACGAGTGGAACCGGCTCGTCGAAGAGGCCCGGACATTGTACCGGACCGACCTGCGGCGTGCTGCCGGACTGCTGCAGGACGCAATCGCGATCGACGACAGGTACGCGGCGACCCACTTCGAGCAGGGCAAGTGTTACGAGCACCTCCGCGACATGGAGGCGGCACGCGAATGCTACCTGCGGGCGCGGGAAGAGGACATCTGCCCGCTACGAATCCTCAGTCCGATGGAAGAGGAACTGCACACGATCGCCAGCGAGCGGGAGGTGCCGTTCCTCGATCTGCACGAATTGCTCGAAGCGGGATCCCGCCGGGGGATTCTGGGAGACGACCAGCTGGTCGATCACGTCCACCCCTCCATCGAAGGTCACCAGCAGATCGCCCGCTGGCTGCTGGAGACGATGGCTCAGGAGGGACTGCTCGAGCCACGCGACGGCTGGGAAGACCGGGCGACAGCTGCCTTCGAGAAACACTTCGAGAGTCTCGAAGACCACTACTTTCTGCGTGGCATTCGGACATTGGAAGCCCTTCGGGCGTGGACCCGTGGTGAAGCGGACGGTCCGCCGGCGCATCTCCGGTTTCCGGAGCGAATCACACGCCGAAGGGCTGGGGAGGACGCATCGGCCGCGGGCGACAGAAGGCCCGAAGCCGCTCAGAACTCGGAGATCACTTCACCCTGA
- a CDS encoding DUF1559 domain-containing protein, translated as MRERRFRRRGFTLIELLVVIAIIAILIALLLPAVQQAREAARRTQCKNNLKQLGLALHNYADANRYLPPGAAVDLTVTSTGNNGSWGVHGRLLPYLEQGNLYNNVDLSIAWDFQTAIDGLKIPTFGCPSDPGSDQLRDPGGGKSKLYPTNYGFNYGTWFVFNPANGQGGNGAFYPNSKLSFAAFVDGTTNTLLAADVKAWQPYTRNGGPASTTIPQTIADAEAAVASGAQYKNTGHTEWPDGRVHHTGVTTTLTPNSRVEYDNGTEIVDADFNSWQEGKDGSAGSPTYAIITSRSFHEGTVNVALIDGSARSVSENIDLGLWRALGTRNQGEVISEF; from the coding sequence ATGAGGGAACGACGTTTCCGCCGACGCGGATTTACTCTGATCGAGCTTCTGGTCGTCATCGCGATCATCGCGATTCTGATTGCGCTGCTCCTCCCGGCGGTGCAGCAGGCGCGGGAAGCGGCCCGACGGACACAATGCAAGAACAACCTCAAACAGCTCGGTCTGGCGCTGCACAATTACGCCGACGCCAACCGGTACCTGCCGCCCGGCGCCGCAGTCGACCTGACGGTTACATCAACGGGAAACAACGGTTCGTGGGGTGTGCACGGTCGACTGCTGCCGTACCTGGAGCAGGGGAACCTGTACAACAACGTCGACCTGTCGATCGCCTGGGACTTTCAGACGGCCATCGACGGGCTGAAGATCCCGACATTCGGCTGTCCGAGCGATCCCGGAAGCGACCAGCTCCGCGATCCCGGAGGCGGAAAGTCGAAACTGTACCCAACCAACTACGGCTTCAATTATGGGACGTGGTTCGTGTTCAACCCGGCCAATGGGCAGGGGGGAAATGGGGCGTTCTACCCGAACAGCAAGCTGAGTTTTGCCGCGTTCGTCGATGGCACCACCAACACACTGCTCGCTGCCGACGTGAAAGCCTGGCAGCCGTACACACGAAACGGCGGGCCGGCCTCCACAACGATTCCACAGACGATTGCTGATGCCGAGGCGGCCGTTGCCAGCGGAGCCCAGTACAAGAACACCGGCCACACGGAGTGGCCCGATGGGCGGGTTCACCATACCGGGGTGACGACGACACTCACGCCCAATTCGCGGGTCGAATACGACAACGGGACCGAGATCGTCGACGCCGACTTCAACTCGTGGCAGGAAGGCAAGGACGGTTCCGCAGGAAGTCCCACCTATGCGATCATCACCTCACGCAGCTTTCACGAGGGGACCGTCAACGTTGCACTGATCGACGGTTCCGCCCGGTCGGTCAGCGAGAATATCGATCTCGGCCTGTGGCGGGCGCTGGGCACCCGCAATCAGGGTGAAGTGATCTCCGAGTTCTGA
- a CDS encoding sensor histidine kinase has product MRWPIRNQILFPLAGVVVVGVALTTLTTASVAARQSEQATIGRLRQVVETLGDATIPFTPRVLEQMRGLSGAEFIALGPDGDVRAATLPYDLLADWRRLSPKAAGDLASLTDSPPLLLAGERYFAAELEVRPPAVVRRLVILSPERNWQTARRDAVLPPLIVGGVTIGLMLIASIWLSGQMSRRIQSVETQVERIAQGEFVSVAVKPPDDELHALASSVNHMSASLQQLQESMRRTERMRLLAQLGSGLAHQLRNSVTGARMAVQLHRRRCSSEDGDESLAVALDQLTMTEEQIRSLLTVGRGSGSIPVTGPLSEIIHDVCRLITSASQHAGRRFHPPEEVDTTVCVADFEGTRAALLNLLTNGLEAAGNGGDVALEVALDHGMAFCRVSDSGPGPDAEIADRLLEPFVTTKPEGVGLGLAMARTAAESQGGELTWERCDDRTVFTMTVPATWPSRSSQEKGPRGASEDPVRTVGTR; this is encoded by the coding sequence ATGCGTTGGCCGATCCGCAATCAGATCCTGTTTCCGCTGGCCGGCGTGGTGGTGGTCGGCGTCGCGTTGACGACGCTCACGACCGCGTCGGTTGCCGCCCGACAGAGCGAACAGGCAACGATCGGCCGGCTCAGGCAGGTCGTCGAAACGCTTGGCGATGCGACGATTCCCTTTACGCCTCGTGTCCTCGAACAGATGCGGGGCCTCTCCGGTGCGGAATTCATTGCTCTGGGGCCCGACGGCGACGTTCGGGCCGCGACACTCCCGTACGATCTGCTGGCGGACTGGAGACGCCTTTCTCCGAAAGCTGCGGGAGATCTGGCGTCACTGACCGACTCGCCACCGCTGTTGCTGGCCGGTGAACGGTATTTTGCAGCCGAACTTGAGGTCCGTCCCCCGGCCGTGGTCCGCCGGCTGGTGATCCTCTCGCCGGAGCGAAACTGGCAGACCGCTCGCCGGGATGCGGTCCTCCCCCCGTTGATCGTCGGCGGTGTGACCATCGGACTGATGCTGATCGCCTCGATCTGGCTGTCTGGTCAGATGAGCCGGCGGATCCAGTCGGTCGAGACGCAGGTCGAGAGGATCGCCCAGGGAGAGTTCGTCTCCGTTGCGGTCAAGCCACCCGATGACGAACTGCATGCCCTGGCGTCGTCGGTGAATCACATGTCTGCATCGCTGCAGCAGCTTCAGGAGTCGATGCGGCGGACCGAACGAATGCGGCTGCTGGCTCAACTGGGGAGTGGCCTGGCACATCAGCTCCGCAACTCGGTCACCGGCGCCCGGATGGCCGTCCAGCTGCACCGTCGCCGCTGTTCATCCGAAGACGGGGACGAAAGCCTGGCTGTCGCACTCGATCAGCTCACGATGACCGAGGAGCAGATTCGCAGTCTGCTGACGGTCGGTCGGGGCAGCGGCTCGATTCCCGTGACCGGGCCGCTGTCGGAGATCATTCACGATGTCTGCCGTCTGATCACTTCGGCTTCCCAGCATGCCGGGAGGAGATTTCATCCACCGGAAGAGGTCGATACCACTGTCTGTGTTGCCGATTTTGAGGGAACACGCGCGGCCCTGCTGAACCTGCTGACGAACGGGCTCGAGGCGGCCGGGAATGGCGGCGACGTCGCGCTCGAAGTGGCGCTCGACCATGGCATGGCGTTCTGTCGCGTTTCTGATTCCGGACCGGGGCCCGATGCGGAAATCGCTGACCGCCTGCTCGAACCGTTCGTCACGACCAAACCGGAAGGCGTCGGCCTCGGGCTGGCAATGGCCCGGACGGCGGCCGAGTCGCAGGGAGGCGAACTGACATGGGAACGCTGTGACGACAGGACCGTCTTCACGATGACGGTCCCGGCAACCTGGCCGTCCCGGAGCAGCCAGGAGAAGGGGCCGCGCGGCGCCAGCGAAGACCCGGTCCGAACGGTGGGAACCCGATGA
- a CDS encoding sigma-54-dependent transcriptional regulator → MSHVLIVDDEPGICWGFRELLTDDGHQVSVASSAEAALELAETTVPDAVLLDVRLPGMDGLAALEHLRARIGSAPVIVMTAFGNLETACRAVDAGAFDYLTKPFDLEEATAVLQRALASVTAPQRRTADLESASGEGPLIGRSPAMQEVFKQIAVVARGDVPVLVTGESGTGKELVSRAIHDHGPRRSEPYVPVFLAALSPSVIESELFGHAKGAFTGADHDRRGLLELAGNGTVFLDEIGDVPLDVQVKLLRAIEHQEVVPVGSVRPRPTGFRVVAATHRSIPDLIAAGTFREDLFFRLNVFHIVVPPLRDRRDDIPLLAGHFLRQLDRGDSQRQFTDRAMQELRERPWHGNVRELRNAVERAAVIARGPWIDRDHLPPPMLTTGTQAGTNGDRLQQLVTEWTRTALDQPALGTDGDEQGTYERFLEEVEPALLRTVLEECDGNRAAAARQLGMHRSTLRQKLRRYGLD, encoded by the coding sequence ATGAGTCACGTGCTGATTGTCGACGACGAACCCGGCATCTGCTGGGGCTTCCGCGAATTGCTCACCGACGATGGGCACCAGGTGTCGGTTGCCTCCAGTGCCGAAGCGGCTCTCGAACTGGCGGAAACCACCGTGCCGGACGCCGTGCTGCTCGACGTCCGCCTGCCGGGCATGGACGGCCTGGCGGCGCTCGAGCATTTGCGGGCACGAATCGGCTCGGCCCCGGTGATCGTGATGACGGCCTTCGGGAACCTCGAGACGGCCTGCCGCGCAGTCGATGCCGGTGCGTTCGACTACCTCACCAAGCCGTTTGATCTGGAGGAAGCGACTGCCGTCCTGCAGCGGGCCCTCGCATCGGTGACTGCTCCGCAGCGACGCACGGCAGATCTCGAATCGGCATCTGGCGAGGGACCGTTGATCGGTCGTTCGCCGGCGATGCAGGAGGTCTTCAAGCAGATTGCCGTCGTCGCGAGAGGAGACGTCCCTGTCCTCGTGACCGGCGAAAGTGGAACTGGCAAGGAGCTGGTTTCGCGGGCCATCCACGACCATGGACCGCGACGCAGCGAGCCGTACGTGCCGGTTTTTCTTGCCGCCCTCAGTCCTTCCGTGATCGAGAGCGAACTGTTCGGGCATGCCAAGGGAGCATTCACTGGGGCCGATCACGATCGCCGCGGACTGCTCGAACTGGCCGGCAACGGGACGGTCTTCCTCGACGAGATTGGCGACGTGCCGCTGGATGTGCAGGTCAAGCTGTTGCGGGCCATCGAACACCAGGAGGTGGTTCCGGTGGGAAGCGTCCGGCCGCGACCGACCGGCTTCCGCGTGGTGGCGGCAACGCACCGGTCGATCCCCGATCTGATCGCCGCCGGCACGTTCCGCGAAGATCTCTTCTTCCGGCTCAACGTCTTTCACATCGTCGTGCCACCGCTTCGCGACCGACGGGACGACATTCCCCTGCTGGCCGGCCATTTTCTGCGGCAGCTCGATCGGGGGGACAGTCAGCGGCAATTCACGGATCGGGCCATGCAGGAACTGCGCGAGCGTCCCTGGCACGGCAATGTTCGCGAACTGCGGAACGCCGTGGAACGGGCTGCCGTCATCGCACGGGGGCCATGGATCGATCGCGACCATCTTCCGCCGCCGATGCTGACGACCGGTACGCAGGCAGGCACGAACGGAGACCGCCTGCAGCAACTCGTGACGGAGTGGACCCGTACCGCGCTCGACCAACCGGCACTCGGAACCGACGGCGACGAACAGGGAACGTATGAGCGATTCCTCGAAGAAGTCGAGCCGGCCCTGCTGAGGACGGTCCTCGAAGAATGCGACGGCAACCGTGCCGCGGCTGCCCGACAGCTCGGCATGCACCGCAGCACGCTGAGGCAGAAGCTGCGGCGATACGGTCTGGACTGA
- a CDS encoding acyltransferase family protein: MARWLGKLFPPPRPFDPAPSRHCAPLDGVRGLAILIVFAYDCLKIPNDGSAISLGVRWLSTAGWSGVDLFFVLSGFLITGILLDTRGRSGYLSSFFLRRAVRILPLYYVTLLVVFGILPPVLEALHASPESQRAYAELSTDQVWFWSYLQNWMVASRQAWPDNNVLNHFWSLAVEEQFYLVWPFVVLWLPRRFLTATCLLACILALVARVGLLWWGVAPLSTYVSTLTRLDSLCAGALLAIGVRNAGMYPHIARAALPVAVVGATAAAALDFVWPVLRYETYGMHTVGHTLLALVFAGLIAAAATVRRDHLLARSLTIRPLTQLGLYSYAIYVLHRPVYRTVQSFDWTGLSPTARGYTIFGVSLALSVAAAAVSWIVLERPMLSLKRYFPRPGEERESRNEVAEPMTPIVEADGMAVVRSS, encoded by the coding sequence ATGGCCCGATGGCTGGGCAAACTGTTTCCGCCGCCGCGGCCGTTTGATCCGGCCCCGTCGCGGCATTGCGCGCCGCTGGATGGCGTTCGCGGCCTGGCGATCCTGATCGTCTTCGCGTACGACTGCCTGAAGATTCCCAATGACGGCAGCGCCATCTCGCTGGGAGTGCGGTGGCTGTCGACGGCCGGCTGGTCGGGTGTCGATCTGTTCTTCGTGCTTTCCGGATTTCTGATCACCGGCATTCTGCTCGACACCCGCGGTCGGAGCGGCTATCTGAGCAGCTTCTTCCTGCGGCGGGCCGTCCGGATTCTGCCACTGTACTACGTGACGCTGCTCGTCGTCTTCGGCATCCTGCCGCCGGTCCTCGAAGCACTCCACGCATCTCCGGAGTCGCAGCGCGCCTACGCCGAACTGAGTACCGACCAGGTCTGGTTCTGGAGTTATCTGCAGAACTGGATGGTCGCCAGTCGGCAGGCATGGCCCGACAACAACGTGCTCAACCACTTCTGGTCGCTGGCGGTCGAAGAACAGTTCTATCTCGTCTGGCCATTCGTGGTGCTGTGGCTGCCTCGACGGTTCCTGACCGCAACCTGTCTGCTGGCGTGCATACTGGCGCTGGTAGCCCGAGTGGGACTGCTGTGGTGGGGGGTCGCGCCACTGTCGACGTACGTTTCGACGCTTACTCGACTTGACAGTCTGTGTGCCGGCGCCCTGCTGGCGATCGGAGTCCGGAACGCGGGGATGTACCCGCACATTGCTCGTGCCGCATTGCCGGTCGCGGTCGTGGGCGCCACCGCGGCCGCAGCGCTCGACTTCGTCTGGCCGGTCCTGCGCTACGAGACGTACGGCATGCACACGGTAGGGCACACGCTGCTGGCGTTGGTCTTTGCCGGGTTGATTGCCGCCGCGGCCACCGTCCGTCGGGATCATCTACTGGCGCGGAGTCTGACAATCCGGCCGCTCACCCAACTGGGGCTCTACAGCTACGCGATTTACGTGCTGCACCGCCCCGTCTATCGAACCGTGCAGTCCTTCGACTGGACCGGGCTGTCGCCGACCGCTCGAGGCTACACGATCTTTGGTGTTTCGCTTGCCCTGTCGGTCGCTGCGGCCGCGGTGAGCTGGATCGTGCTGGAACGTCCGATGCTGTCGCTGAAGCGGTACTTCCCACGGCCGGGCGAGGAGAGGGAATCGAGGAATGAGGTTGCCGAGCCAATGACACCCATCGTCGAGGCGGACGGTATGGCGGTCGTTCGGTCGTCGTAG
- a CDS encoding GNAT family N-acetyltransferase encodes MKPTNDSPAPVPSEATPIVTTAPSATAAARGEDGTLTIHCQRLQDANHHLLCGWRRLAQQCLEPNAFLAPDFVLPATRHLQPASQPLLVWGETPTGRIVGLGVFEAVAGSPRLPLPHLRSWQTIHTFLDGFLVAEDGAETFFEGFWEFVSQSEWHGVELLRCPANGRMASALFNSAERLGVATHSGRTWERAMLRPREGGPETLTASTSVRRARSLRRSWRLLQRHGTPHVEFCRDPATIAQSAATLLFLEDLGWKHRAGTSLAADPRQKEFFEDLVSRFAESNQIVFSELRIDDRTIASVVNLVSGGAAFAFKLGWDPQFERACPGYQLKAQTVVEGPAHLADLDFIDSCASPGSFIEHVWPERRTLCAPLFLASRRSRAARHLVDAARTLRDLWRGADRDGTT; translated from the coding sequence GTGAAGCCGACCAACGACTCCCCCGCACCTGTTCCTTCCGAGGCGACACCGATCGTCACGACCGCTCCGTCGGCCACCGCGGCGGCGCGAGGCGAAGACGGCACGCTGACAATTCACTGCCAGCGCCTGCAGGATGCGAATCACCATCTGCTTTGCGGCTGGCGACGACTTGCACAGCAGTGCCTCGAACCGAACGCATTCCTTGCGCCCGACTTTGTCCTCCCCGCGACCCGACACCTGCAACCGGCATCGCAGCCGCTGCTGGTCTGGGGAGAGACGCCGACCGGTCGAATCGTCGGGCTGGGAGTCTTCGAAGCGGTCGCCGGCTCACCTCGACTACCGTTGCCCCACTTACGCAGCTGGCAGACCATCCATACGTTTCTCGATGGATTTCTTGTCGCGGAGGACGGGGCGGAGACGTTCTTCGAGGGCTTCTGGGAGTTCGTCAGCCAATCGGAATGGCATGGCGTGGAACTGCTCCGCTGCCCGGCGAATGGACGGATGGCTTCGGCTCTGTTCAACTCGGCCGAACGACTGGGCGTCGCGACACACAGCGGCCGGACCTGGGAACGGGCGATGCTGAGGCCCCGTGAAGGCGGCCCCGAAACGCTCACAGCAAGCACGTCCGTTCGTCGCGCCCGGAGCCTGCGGCGCTCGTGGCGGCTGCTGCAACGGCACGGCACGCCCCACGTCGAATTCTGCCGCGACCCGGCCACCATCGCGCAATCGGCCGCGACCCTGCTGTTTCTGGAGGACCTCGGCTGGAAGCACCGTGCCGGCACCTCGCTGGCCGCCGATCCCCGGCAGAAGGAATTCTTCGAAGATCTCGTCTCACGATTCGCCGAGAGCAACCAGATCGTCTTTTCGGAACTCCGAATCGACGACCGAACGATCGCGAGCGTCGTCAATCTGGTTTCGGGCGGAGCGGCGTTCGCGTTCAAGCTCGGGTGGGATCCGCAGTTCGAGCGGGCCTGTCCGGGGTATCAGCTCAAGGCGCAGACGGTCGTCGAAGGACCGGCGCACCTTGCAGACCTGGACTTCATCGACAGCTGCGCGTCGCCGGGATCGTTCATCGAACATGTGTGGCCCGAGCGCCGGACGCTTTGCGCGCCGCTGTTTCTGGCAAGCCGCCGCTCCCGGGCGGCCCGTCACCTCGTCGATGCGGCCCGCACGCTGCGAGATTTGTGGCGTGGGGCGGACCGGGATGGCACAACGTAG
- a CDS encoding sulfatase-like hydrolase/transferase, producing the protein MSRKRLPATLVVVLTGVVLLSRTGALAAQRPDRSPNIVLIISDDQTWTDFGFMGHPHVRTPALDALAARSARFVNGYVPSSVCRPSLVTLLTGLYPHQHGVHFNHPPPGFAKLTRSPEITKARYDALRDRACEFIRTTPTLPRALAEHGYACLQTGKYWEGHWRNAAFTHGMTTAEPSPEPAWGNKQLASGDIVAHGNGDAGLAIGRATMQPIEDFIDTHGDRPFFIWYAPFLPHLPHDAPERFRRPYEADPDVPAHRVPYYASCSQFDETVGQLVEMIEQRGLADDTLFLFVVDNGFEPDADRPMPDGTWNYTKRSKRSPFEPGLKTPILIRWDGHVQSATHASPCSSVDVVPTLLHAVGIPEAIDDLPGQSLLPAASGDEELASRPVFGGIYPGDATALGHPERDIAYRWVREGNFKLIVPHTRGSKLPWGRYLEGPALFNVADDPRESVNLIDAPAHAMTRDRLRRLLDEWWLPDQGANRTTNGSE; encoded by the coding sequence ATGTCCCGGAAACGACTCCCGGCAACCCTTGTGGTCGTGCTGACCGGCGTGGTTCTGCTGTCGCGGACAGGTGCGCTGGCTGCACAGAGACCGGACCGTTCCCCCAATATCGTGCTGATCATCTCGGACGATCAGACCTGGACGGACTTCGGCTTTATGGGGCATCCCCACGTCCGCACGCCGGCACTCGATGCACTGGCTGCCCGATCCGCACGATTTGTGAACGGTTACGTTCCCAGCAGTGTCTGTCGCCCTTCCCTCGTGACGTTGTTGACCGGGCTGTACCCGCACCAGCATGGCGTGCACTTCAACCATCCGCCGCCCGGTTTCGCGAAGCTGACTCGTTCGCCGGAGATCACGAAAGCCCGCTACGACGCACTTCGGGACCGGGCCTGCGAGTTCATCCGCACGACGCCGACGCTTCCCCGCGCATTGGCGGAGCATGGCTACGCATGTCTGCAGACCGGCAAGTACTGGGAAGGTCACTGGCGGAACGCCGCCTTCACCCACGGGATGACAACCGCCGAGCCTTCCCCCGAACCGGCGTGGGGCAACAAACAGCTGGCCAGCGGCGACATTGTCGCGCATGGCAACGGGGACGCCGGGCTGGCGATCGGCCGGGCCACGATGCAGCCGATTGAAGATTTCATCGACACCCATGGGGATCGGCCGTTCTTCATCTGGTATGCGCCGTTCCTGCCTCACCTGCCCCACGACGCACCGGAGAGGTTCCGTCGCCCGTACGAAGCGGACCCGGACGTCCCGGCTCATCGCGTTCCGTACTACGCCTCCTGCAGCCAGTTCGATGAAACCGTCGGGCAACTGGTCGAGATGATCGAGCAACGCGGACTTGCAGACGACACGCTGTTTCTGTTCGTCGTCGATAACGGCTTCGAGCCGGATGCCGATCGTCCCATGCCGGACGGCACCTGGAACTACACAAAACGGAGCAAGCGTTCGCCGTTCGAGCCGGGGCTGAAGACACCGATCCTGATCCGCTGGGACGGACACGTTCAGTCCGCCACCCATGCGTCGCCATGCAGTTCCGTCGACGTCGTTCCGACACTGCTGCACGCGGTCGGAATTCCCGAAGCGATCGACGACCTGCCCGGGCAGTCGCTGCTTCCGGCTGCTTCCGGTGACGAAGAGCTCGCGTCCCGCCCGGTTTTCGGCGGGATCTATCCCGGCGATGCGACGGCTCTGGGACATCCCGAGCGGGACATCGCCTACCGCTGGGTGCGGGAGGGGAACTTCAAATTGATCGTGCCGCACACTCGCGGCAGCAAACTGCCCTGGGGCCGCTATCTCGAGGGGCCAGCCCTGTTCAACGTTGCCGACGATCCGCGGGAGAGCGTCAATCTTATCGATGCACCGGCTCACGCGATGACGCGAGATCGACTGCGACGGCTCCTGGATGAATGGTGGCTTCCAGATCAGGGGGCGAATCGGACGACGAACGGCTCGGAATGA